Within the bacterium genome, the region AACAGGTGCTTCTACCTTTACTTTTTCTTTAAAACTTTCAATTGCCCTTTTAAGCTCAAGGATAGAAGCTGATTCTATTGTTTTTTCCTCCCTTTTTACAGGCACAGAAGGAACAATCCATTTTTCTTCCTTTATTTTATATGGAATAACCCCCTTTTCTTCCCTCTGACTTCCGACTCCCTGACTTTCTGACTCCCGACTCTCTGACTCCCGACTCTCTGACCCTCTGACCCTCTGATCCTCTGACCCTCTGACCCTCTGACCCTCTGTCTTCTTCAAGGACGCTATTACCTTTGTTCTCTGATTTGGCTCAACAAATGTTACACCATTCCAATCAAAGTAGCCATTTTTCCTTATTGTTATCCTAAAGGGTTTCCAGGGAGATATTTCCTTAAGGATAAGGGGTGTTTTTCCACAATCCCTATTATTAACTAAAACACAACCTCCCCTTGGAATTGAATCAATAAAGATGCTTCCTAAAATTGGTGTAAGGCAAACAGAAATTTCTCTTACCTCTTCTGGCTTTATTTCTATTATCTTTGCAAATTTAGAAAAACCATCCTTTTGCACCCTTATTGAATGTGTGCCTGATAAAAAAAGGTAAGGCATCTTGGCTATCCTGGCTCCATCAATATATACCAGAGCATCTTTAGGCTCTGTTCTTACGATGAGGGTTGCTGTGCCAACAATTACCTCTTTTTCCTCAAGTCTTATCTCTGGCTCAAGGTTTGGTGTAATATCTATGGGTTTCCTTGATGTAACACTAACAACACTTATATAGGGCTTAAAACCCTCTTTTTCTATTCTAATATTATGGTCGCCAGAAGAAAGCTTCTTAATGGTAATAGGTGTTTTTCCCTTAACAATATCATCAACAAATAAATCGCATTCAGATGGATTTGAGCTTACCCTGAGATCACAGGATGGTTTTAAGAGCTTATTGACTACATTAAGATTGACAAGGTTTATAACGGGTTTTAAATAATTTTTCCCAAAATAGACCCCTCCTCCTATTATTCCACCAAGGAGGCAGCCAATAAGGACAATCTTAATAAGCCTTAAGTCTTTCTTTGTTTTCTTTGGACGCTTTTCTAATATTTCTTCCTCCTCTGATACCTCTGGAATTTCTGCAAATTCCTCTTCCTCCTCTTCCTCTACCTTGACAGGCTCTTTTGGTAAAGAAACGCCTTTTTCTTCTTCTTCTAATTTTGCAAGGATTTCTTCTATCTTTTCATCAGAAGGCCTTATTTCTTCTTTTGCCTTTTCTGGATATGTTTCTGCTAGAGATTCTTCAAATTGAGGTAAAGGAGGTTTTTCTTCTGCCAATGGAACCTCAAATGTTGATGCAGGGGGTTCTTCAGGCTCCTCAAATTGAGGTAAGGATGGCTCTTTTTCTGGTAATACTACCTCAAAATCTAATGGAGAAGGTTTCTCTCCTGGTGCTTCAAAAGGCTTTTCTACTAAAGGTTCCTCATAAGTTGGCATATAAGGCTCTTTTTTGGGCACTTCAAAGGTTGATAAAGGTTCTTCTTTTTCTGCTGATGGTACTTCGTAAGTTGGAAAATAAGGCTCTTCTTCTTTAGTCTCCTCAAACACAGACAAAGAAGGCTCTTTTTCTGTTAATGGTGCCTCGTAAGTCGGTGCAGGGGGCTCTTCCTTTGGCTCTTCGTAGATGGAAGATGGTTCTTCTGCTTTTTTCCCTTCCTCCTCCATCCCCCTTAAAAACTCTCGGGCAAGCCTTTCTACTACATCCTCTTCCTTTTTTTCTTCTTCCATTTTAAGACATTATAATTTTAAAAATAATTTTTGTCTAGGAATTTTTTATTGACTCTAAAACAGAGGAAACAAAAGGAATAACTGTCTTATCACAAGAGCTTGGATTTTTTGCAATTAAAGAAACAATCTTTGAACCAATGATTATTCCATCTGCCACATCTTTTATCTCTTTTGCATGAGAAGGCTCTGATATTCCAAATCCAACACAAATAGGCTTATTACAAAGCCTTTTTACCCTCAAAATCTCATTTTTAAGGCTTTTTGAGAGACCTTCTCTTATCCCTGTTACACCAAGAAGGGAAACATAATAGATAAACCCGGATGATTCTTTACAGGTCATCTTTATCCTTTTTTCTGTGCTGGTTGGTGCAAGAAGATAAATCAAACAAATGTCATTTTTTAATAACAATTTCTTAAGACCATACCCCTCCTCTGGTGGAAGGTCTGGAACAATTAAGCCATCAATCCCGGCAGATTTTGCATCATCGGCAAAATTAGAAAGCCCATATCTATAGATAGGGTTATAATAGCTTAAAAAAACTATTGGAATTTCTGTTTTTTTTCTTAAATTTCCAACAAAAGAGATTGCCTTTCTTAATGACATCCCCTGTTTTAATGCCCTATTACAAGCGCTCTGGATTACTGGCCCATCAGCAATAGGGTCTGAAAATGGAATACCAAGCTCAATAATATCACATCCAGCAGATTCCAAAGACAAAATAAGCCTTTCTGTCCATTCCAATGATGGATCCCCGCAAGTAATGTATGGAATAAGCAAAGGCCTTTTCCTCTCCTTAAATG harbors:
- a CDS encoding PEGA domain-containing protein; the protein is MEEEKKEEDVVERLAREFLRGMEEEGKKAEEPSSIYEEPKEEPPAPTYEAPLTEKEPSLSVFEETKEEEPYFPTYEVPSAEKEEPLSTFEVPKKEPYMPTYEEPLVEKPFEAPGEKPSPLDFEVVLPEKEPSLPQFEEPEEPPASTFEVPLAEEKPPLPQFEESLAETYPEKAKEEIRPSDEKIEEILAKLEEEEKGVSLPKEPVKVEEEEEEEFAEIPEVSEEEEILEKRPKKTKKDLRLIKIVLIGCLLGGIIGGGVYFGKNYLKPVINLVNLNVVNKLLKPSCDLRVSSNPSECDLFVDDIVKGKTPITIKKLSSGDHNIRIEKEGFKPYISVVSVTSRKPIDITPNLEPEIRLEEKEVIVGTATLIVRTEPKDALVYIDGARIAKMPYLFLSGTHSIRVQKDGFSKFAKIIEIKPEEVREISVCLTPILGSIFIDSIPRGGCVLVNNRDCGKTPLILKEISPWKPFRITIRKNGYFDWNGVTFVEPNQRTKVIASLKKTEGQRVRGSEDQRVRGSESRESESRESESQGVGSQREEKGVIPYKIKEEKWIVPSVPVKREEKTIESASILELKRAIESFKEKVKVEAPVVPSFPEEPYLKREFPPVIKEKPKQQPLGGGSGYCFITSIPSQADIFLDGRLIGKTPIREFVISPGRHTLKASLSGFKEAEKEIIVSAETTNFFNFSLSK
- the trpA gene encoding tryptophan synthase subunit alpha — translated: MNRIERAFKERKRPLLIPYITCGDPSLEWTERLILSLESAGCDIIELGIPFSDPIADGPVIQSACNRALKQGMSLRKAISFVGNLRKKTEIPIVFLSYYNPIYRYGLSNFADDAKSAGIDGLIVPDLPPEEGYGLKKLLLKNDICLIYLLAPTSTEKRIKMTCKESSGFIYYVSLLGVTGIREGLSKSLKNEILRVKRLCNKPICVGFGISEPSHAKEIKDVADGIIIGSKIVSLIAKNPSSCDKTVIPFVSSVLESIKNS